The DNA segment TTTTAACATTTTTTTTACATTTTATCTTTGCTATTCTAAAAATGCCATTTATATTTGCAGTGTAATCAAAAGGAAAACAGAGCATTGCTCATCAAAATATTAAAGAACTTAAATTTTCTCATAGTTTAGGGTTAGGTTTGGTTAAAGATTGAAAGCCGTTGTCAATATTATTTGACAGCGGCTTTCTAATTTTTAAATACTCCATTGTATCAGGCTCTTCTAACTATACTCAGCCAGAATATCTTTTACATCTTCAGGCGCCACGCGACCATATACTTTATCACCCACCGTCACCACAGGAGCTAAGCCACAAGCCCCTACGCAGCGTAAATTACTGATAGAGAATCTACCATCAGGAGTGGTTTCACCCACTTTAATATCCAAAAGACGTTTAAATTCATCCAATACTTTTTCGGCCCCACGCACATAACAGGCAGTACCCATACACACAGAAACAGGATGTTCACCTTTGGGGGTAATGGTAAAAAACGAATAAAAAGTAACCACACCATAAACATGCGCCACATTCACTTTTAGCTCATTGGCCACTAGCTCCTGGACCTCAGCAGGCAAGTAACCAAAAATACCCTGAGCGGCATGCAATACATTAATCAATTCACTTTTATCATATCCAAATTTTTTACACACATCTTTTAATTCCTGCACTTTACTCTCTGCTAATTTTATTTCTGCCATAACATCTAACATTAGTCGTTATTAATTTCCACTTTCTTTTTCTTATCAAAATAATGCGTATGGAGCAATCGGTGAGACAGGGATCCACCAGGCTCTCCCAAATACTCTTGATAGAGCTTCACAATAAATGGATTTTCGTGTGACTTACGAATGGCTTTGCCTGCATCTTCACGATAAATAGCCGCCGCTCTTTTCTTAAGAACACTGGTATCACCATGATGATAAGGTTGTCCTCCTCCTCCAATACACCCTCCGGGACAAGCCATTATTTCTATGGCATGAAAGCTTGACCTACCCGCCTGTACATCCTCCAACAATTTACGGGCATTACCTAGGCCATGTGCAATCCCTATTTTAACAACCAGTCCGTCAAAATCCACTTCGGCAGAGCGGATGCCATCAAAGCCACGCAATACATCAAAGTCCACTTTTGCTAATTTTTTTTGGGTATGTATCTCATAGGCGGTACGCACAGCAGCTTCAATAACACCACCTGTATTGGCAAAGATAACACCAGCACCAGTAGACTCACCCATAGGATTATCAAATACCTCATCATCCAACTCTTCAAAGTTAAGGTTGGCACCTTTTATCATCTGTGCCAGTTCGCGGGTTGAAATAGACAAATCCACATCCGGATTTCCATTGACAGCAAATTCTGGGCGTCCTGACTCATACTTCTTAGCCAAACATGGCATTACAGAAACCACCACCATCTCATCGCGCCGTATCCCCATCTGCTCTGCCAAATAACTCTTAGCGATAGCTCCAAACATTTGCTGTGGCGATTTAGCAGTAGAAGGTACATCCAACAAGTCAGGAAAATTACTTTCGAAAAAATTCACCCAACCCGGACAACAAGAAGTGAGAATAGGCAATTTCACGTCCTTATCACCCGCCAGATGTCTTTTCAAGCGGCTTAACAACTCCGTTCCTTCTTCCATAATGGTAAGGTCAGCTGCAAAATCAGTATCAAATACCTTATCAAAGCCTATTTTTTTTAGGGCAGAAACCATCTTACCCGTCACTAAAGTACCCGGCTCCATACCAAACTCTTCTCCCAGAGCAGCACGAACAGCAGGTGCCGTTTGTACAATTACGGTTTTTAGCGGATCAACCAGCGCTGCAATCACCTTACGGGTATTATCCACCTCCGACAAAGCTCCTGTGGGACATACAGCCACACACTGTCCACAATATGTACAAGTAGATTTCTCCAGATCCATTTCAAAGGCAGGCGCTACCACAGATTGAAACCCCCGATTAATGGCCGATAAACAACCCACCGTTTGCACCTCGTTACACATCATTTCGCACCTACGACACATAATACACTTGTCCACATCACGAATTATCGCCGGAGATTTATCTTCCTTATAGTGCGACTGTTCTCCTTCAAAAGGTATCTCACGTATACCTAACTTCTGTGCCATTGTTTGCAAATCACACTTGCCATTTTTAACACAAGTCAAGCACTCAGCCGGGTGATCTGACAATATCAATTCCATTATTGTACGACGGGCATTGATCACTCTTAATGAGTGAGTATTTACTTTCATACCTTCGGTACATTCCGTTTTACAAGCCGGCGCTAGATTTCTTCGCCCCTCCACCTCAACCACACAAATCCGGCAACCTCCTGGTTTATTCTCCACATTTAAATCGTCCAGTTTCATATGACACAAAGTAGGTACATCAACCCCTACCGATTTTGCGGCCTCCACCAAAGTAGTTCCTCTTTGGACCTCTACTTGTTTATTATCTATATTTAATTTTACGATATCCTTTTTCATCTGTATAAATTTATCTTTCAATGGTCAAATGGAACACATCCGAATGAATCATTCACCTGTGTGTCCTATTATTTACCCTAGCCATGCCAGTTTTATATGAATAAAAATTACTGGATACTGATCGCGTTAAACTTACATTTTGCCATACAAGCCCCACACTTTATACAAACCGTTGTATCAATAACATGAGGCTGCTTTTTATCTCCCACAATAGCATCCACCGGACAAACACGAGCGCACAAAGTACACCCCACACAATATTGTGGATCAATTACATACGACATCAACGATTTGCACTGACCCGCAGGACATTTACCATCCTTAATATGCGCCAAATATTCATGACCAAAATTATCTAGGGTAGAAAGCACTGGGTTAGGAGAAGTCTGTCCCAAACCACAAAGGGAGGTATCTTTGATGACATTACTGAGGTTTCGCAAGATATCCAAATCCTCTTCCGTTCCCTTTCCCTTAGTAATTTTATCCAATATTTCATACAAACGCTTGTTACCTATTCTGCACGGAGCACATTTACCACAAGATTCCTCCACCGTAAAGTCAAGATAGAATTTCGCCACTGACACCATACAATCATCTTCGTCCATAACAATCATACCTCCTGACCCCATCATAGAACCCGAGACGATCAAATTATCGTAATCAATGGGCACATCCAAATGTTTCTCCGTCAAGCAACCTCCAGATGGTCCTCCGGTCTGAACCGATTTAAACTTTTTACCATCCTTGATGCCTCCTCCTATATCAAAAATAACTTCCCGCAAAGTAATACCCATAGGCACTTCTATTAAACCAACATTATTAATTTTTCCAGCCAGTGCAAAAACCTTGGTTCCTTTACTCTTTTCGGTGCCTATAGATGAGAACCACTGGGCTCCATTATTAATAATAGCCGGTATATTCGCAAAGGTTTCCACATTATTTACATTTGTTGGCTTCCCTTTATAACCACTAACCGAAGGAAACGGTGGTTTAACCGTTGGTTCACCGCGCAAACCTTCCATGGAATGAATCAAAGATGTTTCCTCTCCACACACAAATGCACCTGCTCCATACCGTAGCTCCACGTCAAAATTAAAACCAGTACCAAAGATATTTTCTCCCAATACTCCGAGGTCACGGGCCTGTCCTATAGCTATTTTCAACCGTTCGATAGCTAGGGGATATTCGGCACGAATATAGATAAGTCCCTTATCTCCTCCTATACAGTATGCACATATGGCCATGGCTTCCAACACAGAGTGAGGATCACCTTCCAGGATAGAACGATCCATAAATGCACCGGGATCGCCTTCATCGGCATTACACACCACATATTTCTCATCGCCGTGTACCTTGCTGGTAATCTCCCATTTTAAGCCTGTGGGAAAACCTCCCCCTCCACGACCTCTCAACCCTGAGTCTTTTACTATTTCAATAGCTTCCTCTGGTGTCATATCCGTCAACACCTTACCCAATGCAGCATAGCCATCACGAGCAATATATTCATCAATATTCTCCGGGTTAATAAAACCACAGTTACGCAAAGCAATACGAATCTGTTTTTTATAGAAACCCATATGCTTTGAATCAGAGACATGCTCTTTTGTTTCCGGATCCATATATAATAAACGTTCCACCTTACGCCCCTTCACTAAGTGCTCTGAAATGATTTCCCCTGCATCCGCAGGTTTTACCTGCACATAAAATGTATTATCAGGAATTATTTTAACGATAGGTCCTTTCTCACAAAAACCGAAGCAACCAGTACGCACCACTTGAATTTCTTTCTCCATACTATTGTCAACAATAGCTTGCTTAAGATTTTCGACAATAGCTTCACTTTGTGAAGTACGACATCCCGTACCTCCACAAACCAAAATATGATTTATAAACTTGGCCATGGTTTCCTTTTACTTTAAGTTATCTTTTGAGTTAGGCATGATGTAAGCTGCTGGAATTATTCCATCCACCAATTCACCTCCCACAATATACCTGGCAATAATTTCTTTCGCTTTTTTCACGTCCACATGGCCATACACCACAGGATCAGCACCTGGGATATGCACTTCTATAGTTGGTTCAGAATGACAATACCCCATACATCCTGTCTGAGTAACTACGGCATCAACACCCTGCTTATCCAACTCTTCAATCAGATAAGACATAGTTTCCTTCGCTCCCGAAGCAATGCCACAGGTTGCCATGGAGACCTTTATCTGAACCACCTTTTCCGGACGGCTACTATTTTCGCGCAAGCTAATCTTCTCTTGAAGATTCTCACGCATCCTTTTTAGATCATCTAAGGTTTTTACTTGTGCCATAATTTTCTCCATTATAGTTTGTAAATCTTCTTCTCACACTCAAATCTCATAAAATATTCATATGCCCAACAAATCATCATCATGCCTATCCAACAATTTGCTCCAACCATGTCCACAAAAAAGGACTCTCCTGTTCCTTTCATCACTTCACCCCCATTACAATCAGGTTCTCACGAATCATTTCTTGCATAAAATTGGATATTCCCACATCTGACACGGGCACTCCATCGAGTATTTTTTTTACGTCTCGGCTATCAAATTTGAATACTTCCTGATCACATTGATGGGTATATATAAAATCCACCTTAGGATTTCCAGATACCACCATACCAATAGTTCCTCCCAGATCACCCAATGGTGGTCTATCAATGTGCGAATAAACAAAAGAAGCTTTAAGCTGTGTTCCCTTGCCCGGCTCTGATTCAATCACTAAGTCACCTCCCGTCAATTGGGTATTTTGTTTTAACAAAGGAATACCCAAGCCCACTTTACGTGTTTTTCTGGAAGTAAAAAAAGGATCTAGAGCCATTTTAGCCATTTGCGCATCCATTCCACAGCCGTCATCCTCCACCTTCAATATCAATAAATCCCGAACACGATCCTCTACAATAGCTATTTTCACCAAAGAAGCTCCAGCTCTCACCGAATTTCCGATAATATCTAATATGTGCATCGATATGTCACGCATATTGTCCTCCTTTTTCAATCGATAGTTTCATAGTCCATGCTCATTTATAGATATGAAAAATCATAAATTTTCAATATCCATCACCTTTCTACCCGCTTCTCCTTTTAAAGCCATTCTTATTTCCTTAAACGAAGGTCTCTTTAACACCATGGTGGTAAAACGACTTCCAATCTGACTTAACATATGGGCATCCGAACTCGCTATTTTCGTGTAATTTTTCACCCAGCCATGCACATACTCCAATTTACCTATCTCAACATGCGCACTCACTTCCACACCATCAACCGGTATATCCGGCGGCAAAAAGCCCAGCTGACTGATGACGCTAAATCTTAACTTATCAATATGAGCTGGAATAAACAATCCGTCCATCTTTCTCACTTGAGCAGCTACCTGATCTATGGAGACATCCAGTCCTACAATCAACAGTCTCTCTTCTTCGCCAACAATATGATTATCCCGATCCACCCATACCTGATCCCCAAACAACACTGGTTTATTTTTAACCATTGGCAGATGCAAATCCAGATATTCTTGAAACAGGTCCAGCTTTTCAATATTTTCAAAGAACACAAGACAGTGCACCTCTTCCTTTGTATTCACCTCGACACCACACAAAACCGTTAGTCCAAGCTCCTGTCCTAAGTCTTTAACCACTGCACATTGTCGGGTACTATTATGATCAGCAATACCGATAACATCTAATTTTTCTTCCAAGGCTTTTCTAATGATGGCCTCAGGACTCATCTCCAGCTCTGCACATGGCGAAAGCACAGTATGAATATGTAAATCGACCCGATAGCTATTCATTTTATCACCATTTTAAAAAAGCCTACTTAGTATGAGAAAAAACAATTATTTCAATCCATCCCCTTCAGGTATCTACACCTATTCTCTATTTTTCATCAAGTCATACAGTAAGCCAGCTATTTCAAAAGTTTGCAAATGCGTACCCAAAATTGGAATCCCCTCCTTATTGCTTTGATCGATGGTGGCCTGTTCAGGCCTATAACCCTTCACTAAAACCACAGCCGCCACTTCTTTAAGCGAAGCAATGGCCATAATATTCTTATGTGTTTGCAGGGTTATCCACAATTCATCTTCCTTCACATTACCCATCACATCGCTCATCAAATCTGACACATACGCACCTGTCACTTTTTTTTGAAGTCCTTGTTCCCCACAAAAGACCTTTAAGTTGAGTTGTCCAACCAAATCACATACCCTCATTTTTTGCTCCTATTTTCTTACAATCCTTATCCAACCTATCCCTTCCCCATGTTCTTTCTATAATTCGTATTGCATGTTCACTACTCAATTTTTTATTTTTCTCCATCATCCGTTGTAAAAACACACAGTTAGAGAGGTTCGCTTTTTTTTGCACAATATCTTCAGCCAATGCTTGACACCCCGGCGATCCACAAGCCCCACAATCAATACCTGGCAAATAACACATTAAATTACGAATACGCTCCATCTTCTTCAGTGCT comes from the Saccharicrinis fermentans DSM 9555 = JCM 21142 genome and includes:
- a CDS encoding NADH-quinone oxidoreductase subunit NuoE family protein, which gives rise to MAEIKLAESKVQELKDVCKKFGYDKSELINVLHAAQGIFGYLPAEVQELVANELKVNVAHVYGVVTFYSFFTITPKGEHPVSVCMGTACYVRGAEKVLDEFKRLLDIKVGETTPDGRFSISNLRCVGACGLAPVVTVGDKVYGRVAPEDVKDILAEYS
- a CDS encoding NADH-dependent [FeFe] hydrogenase, group A6, with amino-acid sequence MKKDIVKLNIDNKQVEVQRGTTLVEAAKSVGVDVPTLCHMKLDDLNVENKPGGCRICVVEVEGRRNLAPACKTECTEGMKVNTHSLRVINARRTIMELILSDHPAECLTCVKNGKCDLQTMAQKLGIREIPFEGEQSHYKEDKSPAIIRDVDKCIMCRRCEMMCNEVQTVGCLSAINRGFQSVVAPAFEMDLEKSTCTYCGQCVAVCPTGALSEVDNTRKVIAALVDPLKTVIVQTAPAVRAALGEEFGMEPGTLVTGKMVSALKKIGFDKVFDTDFAADLTIMEEGTELLSRLKRHLAGDKDVKLPILTSCCPGWVNFFESNFPDLLDVPSTAKSPQQMFGAIAKSYLAEQMGIRRDEMVVVSVMPCLAKKYESGRPEFAVNGNPDVDLSISTRELAQMIKGANLNFEELDDEVFDNPMGESTGAGVIFANTGGVIEAAVRTAYEIHTQKKLAKVDFDVLRGFDGIRSAEVDFDGLVVKIGIAHGLGNARKLLEDVQAGRSSFHAIEIMACPGGCIGGGGQPYHHGDTSVLKKRAAAIYREDAGKAIRKSHENPFIVKLYQEYLGEPGGSLSHRLLHTHYFDKKKKVEINND
- a CDS encoding NADH-quinone oxidoreductase subunit NuoF, which codes for MAKFINHILVCGGTGCRTSQSEAIVENLKQAIVDNSMEKEIQVVRTGCFGFCEKGPIVKIIPDNTFYVQVKPADAGEIISEHLVKGRKVERLLYMDPETKEHVSDSKHMGFYKKQIRIALRNCGFINPENIDEYIARDGYAALGKVLTDMTPEEAIEIVKDSGLRGRGGGGFPTGLKWEITSKVHGDEKYVVCNADEGDPGAFMDRSILEGDPHSVLEAMAICAYCIGGDKGLIYIRAEYPLAIERLKIAIGQARDLGVLGENIFGTGFNFDVELRYGAGAFVCGEETSLIHSMEGLRGEPTVKPPFPSVSGYKGKPTNVNNVETFANIPAIINNGAQWFSSIGTEKSKGTKVFALAGKINNVGLIEVPMGITLREVIFDIGGGIKDGKKFKSVQTGGPSGGCLTEKHLDVPIDYDNLIVSGSMMGSGGMIVMDEDDCMVSVAKFYLDFTVEESCGKCAPCRIGNKRLYEILDKITKGKGTEEDLDILRNLSNVIKDTSLCGLGQTSPNPVLSTLDNFGHEYLAHIKDGKCPAGQCKSLMSYVIDPQYCVGCTLCARVCPVDAIVGDKKQPHVIDTTVCIKCGACMAKCKFNAISIQ
- a CDS encoding (2Fe-2S) ferredoxin domain-containing protein, with protein sequence MAQVKTLDDLKRMRENLQEKISLRENSSRPEKVVQIKVSMATCGIASGAKETMSYLIEELDKQGVDAVVTQTGCMGYCHSEPTIEVHIPGADPVVYGHVDVKKAKEIIARYIVGGELVDGIIPAAYIMPNSKDNLK
- a CDS encoding ATP-binding protein, which codes for MRDISMHILDIIGNSVRAGASLVKIAIVEDRVRDLLILKVEDDGCGMDAQMAKMALDPFFTSRKTRKVGLGIPLLKQNTQLTGGDLVIESEPGKGTQLKASFVYSHIDRPPLGDLGGTIGMVVSGNPKVDFIYTHQCDQEVFKFDSRDVKKILDGVPVSDVGISNFMQEMIRENLIVMGVK
- a CDS encoding PHP domain-containing protein, with translation MNSYRVDLHIHTVLSPCAELEMSPEAIIRKALEEKLDVIGIADHNSTRQCAVVKDLGQELGLTVLCGVEVNTKEEVHCLVFFENIEKLDLFQEYLDLHLPMVKNKPVLFGDQVWVDRDNHIVGEEERLLIVGLDVSIDQVAAQVRKMDGLFIPAHIDKLRFSVISQLGFLPPDIPVDGVEVSAHVEIGKLEYVHGWVKNYTKIASSDAHMLSQIGSRFTTMVLKRPSFKEIRMALKGEAGRKVMDIENL
- a CDS encoding DRTGG domain-containing protein; amino-acid sequence: MRVCDLVGQLNLKVFCGEQGLQKKVTGAYVSDLMSDVMGNVKEDELWITLQTHKNIMAIASLKEVAAVVLVKGYRPEQATIDQSNKEGIPILGTHLQTFEIAGLLYDLMKNRE